TCCCGATCGACTCCGGGACGTACTCTCGGGGTTTGTCGGCGACGAAGAGCCCGAGGCATCGATCGAGCGCGACGCCGACGCGCTGCTCGCCGATCTCGCGTGCTACCCCTCGATCACGGGCAACACCTCGCTCGCCGAGGGGGACGTGATCGACCTCCTCCGGACGCTCGACGACTGCGAGAACCCCTACGCCTGTCCGCACGGTCGGCCGGTCGTGATCGAGGTCGGGAACGACGAGCTCGACGACCGCTTCGAGCGCGACTACCCCGGTCACGCCGGCCGGCGGGAATAGCGCCACTCGATACAAACGGATCACGGGCGTTAATATAGAACGTCGCGATTGCGAAACGATGGCTGACCTCCTCACGTTCGGTGCGGCGATCCTCGAACTCACCACGCCCGGTCGCGAGCGCCTCGCAACCACCGATCGGCTGGAGGTCGCGGCGACGGGGTCGGCGGCGAACGCCGCGGTGACTGCCGCCCGGATCGGGAGCGACGCGACGTGGCTCTCGAAGCTGCCCGACACCCACCTCGGCCGGCGCGCTGCCGCCGGGATCGCCTCTCACGGCGTCGAAACCGAGATCCACTGGACCGACGAGGGCCGTCAAGAACTCGCCTTCGCCGAGCGGGCGGGACCGCCGCGCGGGAACGCCCGCATCGTCGATCGGGCGTCGAGTGCGATCGCGTCGGCGACGCCCGACGACCTCTCGCTGTCGGCGGTCGGCGATCCGGGGATGGTGTTCGTCGACGCCCTCCTCCCGACGCGCTCGACGACGCTCGCCGACACGACCGCGACCTTCCTCGCCGAGACCGGTGCTGCGGGAGCGGAAGCCGTGCTCGGACTCGGTCGCCAGGAGCCGTCGGCGACGGTCGAAGCGACCCAGAACCTCCTCCCGGCGGTCGACACCCTGATCACGGCGGAGGCGGGCGCGGCGGCGCTCGGCGATCGTGCGGACCCGACCGAAACCGCCCACGCGCTGGCGGCCGAGCACGATCTCGAAACGGTCGTGATCGCGCGCGACGAGCGCGGCGGCGTGGTCTGGCACGATCGGACCGTCCACGAGCGCGCGTCCCCCGCGACCGAAACGGTCGACGAGCGCGGCGCGTTCGACGCGTTCTGTGGGGGATTTCTGGCTCACCGGGCCGCGGGAGCCACGGCTGACACGGCGCTCGAAGCTGGGGTTGCGAGCGCGGCGCTCGCACGAACCGTTCCCGGGCCCGTCCCCGCGATCACCGCCGCGGAGGTCGAGCGGTGTACCGCGTCGATGGCCGAGCCCGGGATGAGCGAGTGATGCGCCGCCGAGCGTGTGCCGCCGCGGCCAGCACGGACAACGGCTAAGCCGATCGGGAGCGTGGAACTCCCATGCACGTCGTGATCGTCGGCGCGTACGGCAGCGCGGGAGTCGCGGTCGCACAGGAACTCGTCGAGCGACGGGACAGCCCCGAAGACGTCGAACTCACGCTCGTCGACGACGGCGAGCCGGGCGGCGGGCTCTGCATTCTCCGTGGCTGTATGCCCTCGAAAGAGGTGCTCTCGGCGGGCGCACACCGCTTTCAAGCTCGCCACGACCACCGACTCTCGGGATCGCTCCCCGACGTCGATCTCGAATCGGTGGTCGAAACCAAGAACGAGCACACGTCGAACTTCGCGGCCCACCGCCGGAGTTCGGTCCACGACCTCGCCGAGCGCGAGAACGTCGAATTCCTCCACGAGACCGCGCGGTTCGTCGACGACCACACGGTCGCGGTCGGCGATCGGACGATCGAGGCCGACTATGCCGTGATCGCCACCGGTTCGACCGTGAACGTGCCCGACCTCCCCGGGATGGGGGAGGTCGAGTACATGACCAGCGCGGACGTGCTCGATAGTACCGAGTTCCCCGACAGCGGGGTCGTGATGGGCTTTGGCTACGTCGGGATCGAGATGGTTCCCTACCTGAGCGAGGCGGCGGGGATGGACCTCACCGTGATCGAGCACGACGCGCGTCCGCTCGACGAGGCCGATCCCGCCTTCGGCGACGCGCTGCTCGATATCTATCGCGAGGAGTTCGGGATCGAGGTGTTGACCCACACCTACGAGCAGTCGGTCGAGGCGACAGCTGACGGGGGCGTGCGCCTCCACGTCGAGCGCGACGGACAGGATAAAACGGTCGACGCCGACCAGCTCTTCCTCTTCACCGGCCGCCGACCGACGCTCGACGGACTCGGGCTCGAAAACACGACACACTCGATCGGCACCACCACGGTCGGCGACCGTGACGAGCCGGTGCCGCGACCCGAAGTGGGTTGGGTCGGGCCGACGATGCAGGCCGCCGACGATCCCCAAACCTTCGTGGTCGGCGACGTCAACGGCCGGGAACCGATCCTCCACGTCGCCAAGGAGCAGGGGTTCACTGCCGGGCGGAACGTCCTCGCCCACGCCGCTGGCGAGGAGCTCGAAGCGTACGAGAACGTCCACCACCACGTGATGTTCTCGGGGCTCGGCGTGTACCCGTTCACGCGGGTGGGCCACTCCCAGGCGACGGCCGAAGAGGCGGGTTTGGAGGTCGTGACCGCGACTCGCGAAGCCGCCGACGACGGCGTGTTCAAAACCAAGGATGTTCCCGAGGGCCTGGCGCGCCTCGTGGTCGACGAAGAGGACGGCACGGTGCTCGGCTACCAGGGCCTGCACTACCACGCCGACGTGATGGCGAAGACGATGCAGGTGATCGTCGAGGGCGGGATGGACGTTCGCGAGATCCCCGATCGGGCGTACCACCCGACGACGCCCGAGATTCTGGACGGGTTGTTCCGCGAAACGAGCGACCAGTTGGAGTGAGGCTGTCACAACCGTTATTGACGGACCTATCAGCAGCTACTGGTTTCGCGTCTTTGTAACAGCAGTCGGCGACGATTGCCGATTCGCCCGAACAGAATCCCGATTCAAATGAGAACCGCAGGCCACTCCCTCCCCAACCGATTCCTTCACTTCGTTCGCACCGCTCACTCCGTTCAGTCATCCCTCGCGCGAGTCGTGCGCTCCGCACACTCCCGCGCGCCACCGCGTCCCGGTCGGAACCTGATCCCGAGCAATCCAACTTCCAAGACTCGGACAGCGGGATGGATAGCAGGTCTGTGTGAACTGTAGTCGCGTGTAAAATATAGTCATACGAATCGCTACGCGGGAGTGATTTATTCCGCCGGCCTCCGATTCCTGAGCATGGCAAGCGAGCCCGCGAGCGTTCGCGACCGTGTTCGGGAGCTGTTCGCACTCGAACGCGACGTGCTCGTGCTCTCGGTCGCGATGTTCGCGTTCAGTCTCGGCTTCCAGATGACGAGCCGGTATCTCGGGGAGTACATGGTCGCGCTCGGCGCGAGCGCGTTCATTGTGGGGCTGTACGGCACGTTCTCGAACGTCATCAGCGCGGTCTACCCCTACCCCGGTGGGGCGATCTCGGATCGGATCGGCTCGCGGTACGCGCTCACCGTCTTCGGCCTCCTCTCGGCGGTCGGCTTCGCGGTGTGGCTCGTCGCACCAGCCTTCGGCGCGCTCGCCATCCCCCTGATCTTCGTCGGGCTCGTGTTCGCCCAGGCCTGGAAGTCCTTCGGGCTGGGCGCGACCTTCGCCATCGTCAAACAGAGCGTCTCGTCCGCGCGGCTCGCGGAGGGGTTCGCCAGCACCGAGACGTTCCGACGGACCGCGTTTCTGGTGGGGCCGCTGCTCGCGGCCGGCGTGTTTGCCACCCTTGCCACGACGGATACCGGATCAATGACCGATCCACAGGTGGTCGAAGCGTTCGTCGCCATCCTCGCGATCGCGTTTGTCTTCGCTGTTCTGGGGACGCTCGCCCAGCACGTGCTCTACGACTCGGCTGGCGATGATTTCGGCAAGAAGTTCGAAGGGATCTCGCAAGTCGCCGACGACCTCCGGAACCTCCCCCCGGAGCTCCGCCCGCTGCTGATCGGCGACACGCTGGTTCGCTTCGCCAACGGGATGGTGTACGTCTTCTTCGTGATCGTCGTCACCCGGTTTCTGGGCGTCGGCCTCTCGGTCACTCTTCCCGTTGTGGGGACCGTCGATCTCTCGCCCCAGGCGTACTTCGGCGTTCTCCTCGGGATCGAGATGGCGGTCGCGCTCCTGACGATGATCCCCGTCGCGAAGCTCACCCGACGGGTGGGGCTCAAACCCGTGGTCGCGGTCGGGTTCGCGGTGTACGCGGTCTTCCCCGCGCTGCTCATCGCCGCGCCGCCGGACGCGGGGGTGCTCGCGGCGCTCTTTGCGTTCTCGGGGCTGCGCTTTGCGGGACTGCCCGCGCACAAGGCGCTCATCGTCGGCCCCGCGGAACGCGGTGCAGGCGGACGCGTCACCGGCTCGTACTACCTTGTCCGTAACGTCGTCGTGATTCCGAGCGCGGCGCTCGGCGGCGTACTCTACGGCGGGTTGGCGGTGCCAGGCGTCGGGCAGGTGCTCGCTGGGAGCCCACCGCTCGCGTTCGGCACAGCGACCGTCGTCGGCCTCCTCGGCACGGGCTACTTCCTCGTCTTCGGCGAGGAGTTCGCGGTCGCCGGTAGCTGATCACAGGAGAGGGGACCGAACGATCCGCTACTGCGCGGAGTACCCGCCGTCGACGACGAGTCCGTGGCCGGTCACGTAGGAGGACTCGTCGCTGGCGAGGAAGGCGATGCAGTCGGCGATCTCGTCGGGTTCGCCGAGCCGTCGCAGGGGGTACTGGGCCGTCAGCCGCTCGCGGGCGATCTCGGGGTCGCCCTGCGATTCGAAGAACTCCCGGCCGAGTGCGGTGTCGGTGAACCCCGGACAGACGGTGTTCGCGCGCACGCCGTGTGGCCCTGCCTCGGCGGCCACCGCCCGGGTAAAGTTGAGTACCGCGCCCTTCGTGAGCGAGTAGACCGACTGTTTCGGCAGACCGAGCACGCTCGCCAGCGATCCGACGTTCACGATCGCGCCCGATCCCTGGGCCTTCATCGCCGGCAGGGCGGCGTGACAGCCGTTCCACACTCCCCG
This sequence is a window from Halococcus salifodinae DSM 8989. Protein-coding genes within it:
- a CDS encoding PfkB family carbohydrate kinase, which codes for MADLLTFGAAILELTTPGRERLATTDRLEVAATGSAANAAVTAARIGSDATWLSKLPDTHLGRRAAAGIASHGVETEIHWTDEGRQELAFAERAGPPRGNARIVDRASSAIASATPDDLSLSAVGDPGMVFVDALLPTRSTTLADTTATFLAETGAAGAEAVLGLGRQEPSATVEATQNLLPAVDTLITAEAGAAALGDRADPTETAHALAAEHDLETVVIARDERGGVVWHDRTVHERASPATETVDERGAFDAFCGGFLAHRAAGATADTALEAGVASAALARTVPGPVPAITAAEVERCTASMAEPGMSE
- a CDS encoding dihydrolipoyl dehydrogenase family protein is translated as MHVVIVGAYGSAGVAVAQELVERRDSPEDVELTLVDDGEPGGGLCILRGCMPSKEVLSAGAHRFQARHDHRLSGSLPDVDLESVVETKNEHTSNFAAHRRSSVHDLAERENVEFLHETARFVDDHTVAVGDRTIEADYAVIATGSTVNVPDLPGMGEVEYMTSADVLDSTEFPDSGVVMGFGYVGIEMVPYLSEAAGMDLTVIEHDARPLDEADPAFGDALLDIYREEFGIEVLTHTYEQSVEATADGGVRLHVERDGQDKTVDADQLFLFTGRRPTLDGLGLENTTHSIGTTTVGDRDEPVPRPEVGWVGPTMQAADDPQTFVVGDVNGREPILHVAKEQGFTAGRNVLAHAAGEELEAYENVHHHVMFSGLGVYPFTRVGHSQATAEEAGLEVVTATREAADDGVFKTKDVPEGLARLVVDEEDGTVLGYQGLHYHADVMAKTMQVIVEGGMDVREIPDRAYHPTTPEILDGLFRETSDQLE
- a CDS encoding MFS transporter; the encoded protein is MASEPASVRDRVRELFALERDVLVLSVAMFAFSLGFQMTSRYLGEYMVALGASAFIVGLYGTFSNVISAVYPYPGGAISDRIGSRYALTVFGLLSAVGFAVWLVAPAFGALAIPLIFVGLVFAQAWKSFGLGATFAIVKQSVSSARLAEGFASTETFRRTAFLVGPLLAAGVFATLATTDTGSMTDPQVVEAFVAILAIAFVFAVLGTLAQHVLYDSAGDDFGKKFEGISQVADDLRNLPPELRPLLIGDTLVRFANGMVYVFFVIVVTRFLGVGLSVTLPVVGTVDLSPQAYFGVLLGIEMAVALLTMIPVAKLTRRVGLKPVVAVGFAVYAVFPALLIAAPPDAGVLAALFAFSGLRFAGLPAHKALIVGPAERGAGGRVTGSYYLVRNVVVIPSAALGGVLYGGLAVPGVGQVLAGSPPLAFGTATVVGLLGTGYFLVFGEEFAVAGS
- a CDS encoding SDR family NAD(P)-dependent oxidoreductase, which gives rise to MRFEDQTVFVTGAGAGIGRATAERCAEEGARVIVTDVDREGGEETVERIAAAEGDATFHELDVRDEAAFADLVESIAAEDGLDALVNNAGIGQPPAVVEETDTETFDRVLDINLRGVWNGCHAALPAMKAQGSGAIVNVGSLASVLGLPKQSVYSLTKGAVLNFTRAVAAEAGPHGVRANTVCPGFTDTALGREFFESQGDPEIARERLTAQYPLRRLGEPDEIADCIAFLASDESSYVTGHGLVVDGGYSAQ